The Fusarium falciforme chromosome 10, complete sequence DNA segment CTGCAAGGCGGATACCATGGACGGCAACTGCCAGAGGCTCAACGAGAACGGCTTCTTCAAGACTGAGAGAATCGGGAATTTTGTATGCAAAGTCCTCGGGGATGCTGAAAAAGCGAGACAGTGTACCCTGCGTGAGAGGAGGATCTGCGGCGAACTTCATCTTAGGACAAAGGTTATATCTTCCATTTTTGCATTGCTTGCATCTTTTGCAGGAGAACCCAGGCTCGATAGCCACGCGGTCACCAGGTTTGAGAAGCGTGACGTCAGGCCCAACCGAGTGAACAATGCCGGATGCCTCGTGGCCCATGACGATAGGTTGGTCCTCGGAAACTTTTCTCGCAAAGCCGCCATCCGTCCAAAAGTGAACCTGAAGAGGTGAGCATCTAAACGGTATCATGTTTTTGGATGCAACTCACATCACTGCCACAGACGCCGACGTAGGAAATGCGAATGATGACATCGTGGGGATCTTTGAGGGATGGGACCGGTCGATCCTCAAAACGGACTTTGCCGGGGCCATAGAGGACGCAAGAGAGATTCTGACAGGACATGAGACTCGGGAATTTCAATGGCGGtagagtttatagtttaCTCACTGTTTGGCTCATCTTGATACGAAAGTTAAGATGGTAGTAAAGGTTAGCGAGTCTGGAGCTGATGGACTACGCATTGACAGCGCTTGAAATAGCGAGATCCTCAACTAAGAAGTGGGATCGCAGGTACTTGGTGGGACCCAACCCCGCATCGGAGCACTGTCACCCGAGGGAGGATCGAAGCCCTTGTTCCCCTCACCTGATGGGGTAACGACGCCATATTCTGACTCCTGGACACTTCTTATGCGGAAGGCTGATCTAGGATAACCTCTCCTTGACTGCGCGAAGACTCCCATTGGGTATATTGCAGGGATCTCAGCCAATTACGAGTAGCATCTCTCTCCCCTCACTCAAATCGAGATATCAGGCTATCATATCGCCACCTAACTAGTGAGTGACTTAGATAGTGGCCTAGTGGTGGAGACTGGTACCCTGTGGGAGTCTTCGCGCAGTCAAGGAGATATCCGATGTTGGCCAAGTTCTCTACAAGCATGGCAGATGCAAAATGTATGGTTTGTTTGAGCAACCAAGGTTTTGGCATTGTGTTTCACGTAATTACTCGCTCTAATTACAGAACAATTCCAcctccatcaacaacaatgtCAGCACCATTAATGTAACTTCCTGCCGAGCTGGCAAGAAGCACGACAGTCCCCGTCAACTCTGAAGGAGCGCCCATTCTCCCGCTGGGGTTATGCTCAGCCCAGATCTTACGGTGCTCCGCGATCCCATCTCCCTCATTCAAGATAGTGTCCATGTATCCCGGGCTAATGCTATTCGTCCGAATCCCATACCGAGCCCACTCGGCAGCGAGACAACTCTTGAGCATGAGAAGAGCCGATTTGCTCACGTTGTATGCTGCCTGGGGCTGAGGATAGTTGACACGATGGGCAGAGATGGACGCCACAAACACGATGGACCCTCCTCTGCCTCGCTTCACCATCTGTCGAGCCGCGGCTTGGGCGCAGATGAAAGAGCCGGTGGTGTTGATATCAAGGATTTTTCGCCACTGAGGAACGGGCATCTCCAATGTCTCGACGCACCCTACAACACCAACGAAGCAGATCAAAGTGTCGATGGATCCTAGAACCCGGGCCGTTTCTTCCATGGCCGCGTTGACACCATTCTCGTCCGTGACATCGACTTTGAGCGCCATGATCTTGGCTCTGGGAAACTTGTTCTGCAACTTGGCGATTTGCTCCTGCGACTGGGCAGGGTTGACGTCCAAGATCATTAGACCCTCTAGGCCATGCTCTAGGAGGGCGTCACAAGCATGGAGACCGAGGACGCCGGCGCCCCCAGTAACAACGGTGTTTCCGGTGACGGAGAACCTCTTCTGTGCACCGACAGCGGGATCGGACTCGAGTGCTGACTTTGGTGGCGGAGTCATGGAGGAAGCACTGCCGTCGCTGAAAATCATCATCGGGACGCTGCGAAGGGCAAGGGCCTCGCGGGCATCCAGTTCTGCGCTTGGAGACATCCTGAGTGTGATCGGGATGGAACGAAGACAATGCTGACTATGATTGAAAGGGAGAGGGGAAAGTCGCATGTAGATGACAGCACCCACCTTAGGTCTGAATGAGGTATGCTTTATGACCTGTAGTCAAGACTGGATCTTCCAGTGACGCtgttctctctcctcccttgTTCCGGCTCGGAGCACAGCCGGCCGGGGCAGCATGGGGCTCAATTCGGAGCCCCGCCGACCGAGATCGCAAGTTCCGGTCCGGGTTGCATGTCAAGAGACGACAGGATAACATGACATCCGTCACGGCACGGCACATCCATTTTCAGAGGTGCCAGCCATCATAGCAGATCATCCAACAGTTCCCTTGAAATGGTCGCTTGGAACAATATCAACATCGTAAGTAGAGCATGGCCAAGAGTGAGTGTCCGCACGGCTGTCGGGAGAACTGGTTCGTCTTTGGATCTCAGACGAATATGTTTCGACTCATAGGCGACTGTCAGCCCGTCTACTTGATCAAGATTATCGGATAGGCTGAGCATGACTACACCGGCAGCTTTTCCGTGGTTAGCCTCAACACGTCACGCCATGAGACAAGCCCAACTCGTCGGTACCCCAGATTGAAAGACACAAGGAGACAACGCCATGGTGGCAAAGGTAATGAAGCCGCTATTGGCTTCTGGGTGAGGGGAACTAGTTTCAGGGTGCGGTCTGCCCGCCGACTACACCACACCAAACCCAACGATTCGGATTGAAGGTCGGATAACTGTCGCCCGAGGCCTGTGGCCCTTGCGCAAAGCAGGGGTTCCCTCGAGTCACGAGTCAGCATGGGGAGTATTATGGAGAGAAACTCTAAGTTATTACGGAGCTCAAGCTAGATTGAGCACTGGCCTAGTGTTCGGAGTACAGTGCTCCGATAGCTGTCTCCTTGGTCTACCCCGGCCGGCTTCCGGTCTAACGGTAACCGGGAGGGCCTATCCCCCACAGGGTGAAAAGTTCCTCCTCTCCAGACCCATGGGGTCAAATCCGGGGCAACTTCAGCTCGGTGGCGCTACTCACCATGTGGCTTTCTACAGTATAAGTAGACGTTTGAACGTTTGTAATTCCAACCGTTCCATTTGGATCAACCTTCCAACTTATCCATCCCTTATCACGATTCTCAGTTTACACATCTATCCAAATCGCCAACATGGGTCCCAAGGATTCAGACCAACCTGCTGTCAAGCCTTCTGAAGATAGCAGTCACGTTGAACATGTGGTGGGAAATGTAGAAGGAGGCGAGGCCCTGGAGACCAAGTATGCTTGTGAGTTGAACTGACACATCCGAGCCATCTACGGTTCACGAGTCTAACATGCCTCTCAGCTCTCGGGAAATGGGAGGTGGCCAAAGTCTTCTGGAGGACTACCATCTtctgcttgatcttgaaTTGGGCAGCCCTCAACGATGGGGTAAGTACACTTCGGTTCAGACGAGGAAGGCCAGAGAGCTGATGTACGTGTTCTACAGTTCCAGCAGCAGGTTCCCGGCAACGTCATTCCCATGCAGGCTTTCATCAACCAGATGGCCAACACGACCCTCGACGGCGAACCGGCTATCAGCGCCAAAGTCATATCGTATTGGCAGGGCTTTGCGGAAATGTCCAAGACTCTGGGCATGTTTACAGCGGGCTACTTCGCTGACCGCTTCGGCCGAAAGTAAAATTGTCCACTTCAAAAAGTAATCCGCTCTCTCCACTAACCTGTGTTTCCAGGCCAGCCATGATGGGTGCTATCGTGATTCTGCTCGGTGGCTCGGTTGCCCAGATCACAGCGTTCGACTGGAAGAGCTGGCTCGGAGCTGCCGTGCTCGTCCGTTTGGGCGTTGGTCTGGCTCAGTCCATCCTCGTCACTTACGTCTCTGAGCTATCGCCGTTCCAGATTCGAGGCTTGATGATTGGTGCCTACCAGCTCTTCATCGCCCTGGGTCAGCTCATTAGTGCCGTCGCTACTCAGCTCGTTGATGTTTACCAGCCAACAAAGTGGAGGCCTTTGATCGCTACCGAGTTCATCTTCACAGGAGTATGCTCTACCTGAGATTGACACTCCCTAGTCCTCTCCCTCCGGCTAACCTATTTCCCGTTCTGACAGGTCCTCATCATTCTGATCTTTTTCGTCCCCGAATCCCACCTCTACCACGCTCGAAAGGGCGACCATGAGAAAGCGAAGAGTTGCATGATCAAGCTGTATGGGACTGCGCCCGGCTATGATGTGGTATGTGTTCGAAAGAGAGAGTTGCGGAAGCTTGCTGACGACGTTCGTTCAGGACCACGAGTATCGTGTTATCCAGCATGGTCTCGAGGCAGAAAAGCGGTTCAACGAAACAGTCAAGGAGTCGTCCTTCTTGGAAATCTTCCAGCGTGCTCACTGGCGCAGGACATTCGCAGGCTGCTTGGGTATTTGCAGCCAGTGGGCTGCGGGTGCCCCGATCGTATTCGGGTATTCGACAGTGAGTATCTACTCCGCTGGTGATTGGCGCTGCGGAGGCTGACTCAGTTCACAGTATTTCTTCAAAGTTGCAGGCCTTAAAGACCCGTTTGTTGTTACCATTATTACGTGAGTACGGGCTCAACGCCTACCCGAACAGTCCCGCTAAATCTTGCTAGTTTTgttctcctcatcgtcactATTTCCTCGTCACTGATTGCATGCGAGTATATCGGCCGTAGGCCCCTTCTTATTGGGTAACTGTTATCTGTGCCTACTTTTGTTTCCAAGTGCTAATGTCTGCACTCAGTGGATGCTTCTTCATGATGGTCTTCAATGTCGGACTTGGAACGACCGGCTTCTTCAAATCAGACGCATCAGATAAGGCTGCTCTTGCCTTCTTGTTGCTTTGGGTAATCTGCTACGGCTGCTCAGCTGGACCCATTGGCTTCGTCGCAGCCGGAGAAACATCGACTCCTCGTCTCCGAGCTCAGACAACGTCCTTCAACCTGGGCTGTTATGGCATCGGCTTGTGGGTTGCCCTTTCGTCGATGCTCCCGTTCAAGCTAACGAAGTGCCAGTGTTGCCTTTCAGTGGTCCGTTTCGTACATGATTAGCCCTGATGCAGGAAATATGGGTATCAAGGCCGTCTATGTATGGGCTGGCATGTTGGTTCCTACAACCATCCTGTTGTGGTTCTTCTATCCCGAGGTACGTCATGTAGATGCAAATCAGGCTTTAGCTAACAAATTTTAGACTTATGGCCGAACCTACTGGGAACTCGACGAGCTTTACGAGCGAAAGATCCCCGCCTGGAGGTTTAAGGACACTAAGACTCTCACCGAGGAGAACGGCCACAAGGATAAAGCGGTCATGTCTGGCTAGGCTAGGGAGAATGTGTACCTCATGAGCTCCGGTGGTAGCACGATAAGCTGGGATGATCTTTATGCTGCAGTTTATCCCTTGAGTTGTATTGAGCCTCCCGGCCGTACCGAGCCTATAACAGAGTAGATAACGTAACCTCCAGGTGAGAATGCCGCTCAAATAATGCTTATTAGCCTAGCCCTACAGTCTAGGTTTTCTTCCCCAGAGAAAGTGAACAGGAAGATACAAATGGATGCTAGGATCTTTGATCTCGTTTTTGACCTTTGCCATAAAGACCTGTATCTCCTCTTGAGTCCACCCAAGAACGCTGGAAAATATCTGAGGTGTATACGACTCGATTGCCTGGGCTTCCTGGATAGCCTGAAACTTGCCAATCTCCTTCAGCTTTGGATCTTTGGGCCACGCGCCGAGGGGCATCTGATAAAATAGTTGAGTATTGCGTCTGTTGGCATGAAGCGTGTTGCTTGGAATCACGTACCTTGCGTATTTCCTCTTGCACGCCTTCAAATCCTGCTGCTATCATTTTGGCCTTCCACATGGGGGCGCAATCAATCGGTTTTCCAAACTTGGCAGATCCTTCGCAAAGAGTCTTTAGCCACAGCTGTGCGTTGACAGCCTTTTCCGCTGTTCCGTCATCAGATAAGAAAGGAGCAGCGACAGCTTGCATCTCTATGTAGCCACCAGGGACCAAGTGACGCAGTGCCTGTTGGAAAAATCGGTCGTCATCGCTGATGCATCCTTCCAGTTCCCGTGTGTGGATAAAGTCAAAGGGAGTGTGGTATAGCCATTCAGCTTCAAAATCATCCACCTCGAAAGCGCAGTTGGGTGGTGTCCTGCAATGAGTTCATAGTTGGCATCTCTTCGCACCAAGGGGATGGGTCTTTGTACCACTCGGGTTGAATAGGACTCAGGTCAGTGCCGAGAACTTCGGCTGATGGAAAATCGCTAAAGAATATTATCAGATCAGAGCCGGTGCTATCGGCAAGACTGTGTAGGTCGGAGCATAAACTCACTCGGCAAAGTCTATCGCCCAGATACCAGTGCCAGTTCCTAAATCCAAGACACGTTGAGGATTGTCACCGATGGGTGCCAGGTAAAGGCTGCCATCGAGAATCAGGGAGTAGATATGATGAACCAGGTCCATCCGCGTttgctcttcttcgtcaTTAGGCTTGGGGCAGTTCGAGTCAGTGTCGGGCAATCAGGTGGTGTATAGGCCACCTACAACAAAGTACGCACCCTCGCGGAATGCGTGGTACCGCCGCCCGTTCTTGGCAGTTTGTCAGTAAGTGAAATGAATAGTTGAGGCGTCGAGGAGGTATCACCTTGTATCTGGTGAAGAAAGTTGTGTCAGATGTTCATTGAGCTGGAAAAGGTGACATTACTGAGCGCTCACCTGTAGTCCAGAATGCTCGAATTGATCGAAGAAGTTTCGCTGACAGAGCCCTCTCTTCATAAAGGATGGTGGTCAGTTTAAGCAGGGCTGGTCTAGGAATAACTCACGAGGGATTGTAAGTGGAGTCACGATcaagggcatcatcatcctgtAAAATTATTAGAGAAGAGGAGATAATGCTTATTTCAAGACCCACGTCAACTTCTAGGGGACCTTCTGCTGGCAAAGGCTGAGCTGGAACCGTCGGCTCCGGGCTTGAGCCCGGGTCTAGGTTAGTATCATTGGCCATGCTAAAAAGACgcaatataaaaagaggtgcGAGTTTGTGGGGCGTCGGGATCCCATCAATACTTATCTTCCGTTGTTCATCACGTGTTATCCCATTTGCTGTACAAGGCCTGTCAAGACCGTCCAATCGCAGCAAGAGTCATCGATACGTGGTCCAATGAACGAGTGGTGAACGTATGATAGCGACCTCGGTTGATATTCATCCCTGTACACTTTACCCCTCCAGTTTCCCAAATTCGCTCAGTCATTACAATCACATCTTGTTTCTGCATTCATCACGGCAGTCATGTCCACTCCAGCCATTCTTCTCATAGGTGCAACCGGCTATGTCGGCGGCACTGTTCTCGATCATTTCATCAAAGCCCAGGATGAGGTTCTGAAACACCTCACTTTTGACCTGCTTGTCCGAAGCGAGGACGCTGCTGATAAGCTTCGCTCAGCTTATGGTGATCGTGTCAATCCTATTCAGTGGGCAGGTCTTCACGATGTCGAGTTCATCAGTGACATTGCTTCCAACTATGATATTATCATCAGCACAGGCTCAGGGTTCATCACCGATGGAGCTGAAGCTTTCGTCAAAGGCCTCGCTCGTCGGGTCAAGCCAGGTGCTTCACCGCCTTGGATGCTGCATATATCTGGCTGTAGCAATCTGTCTGATCGACCTCTCACTCAGCAAGCGTATCCGGATAGGGAATGGGATGACACGGACGGCAACGCAGTCTATGAGTTCTTGAAGGCCGAAGACGCACGCGAGCCATATCCTCAAAGAACCACCGAGGTTCGTGTGCTGTCAACAGCCCAAGAAACTGGCGTCCAGGCAGTCAGTCTGAATACACCAATCATTTTTGGGACTGGAACGGGACTATTCAATCAACAAGGCATTATTATTCCAATCATAATGCGCTACGTCATCCAGCACGGGCACGGCTTCAAACTCAATGAGACCTCAGTCTGGGACTGGGTTCATGTTGAGGATCTTGCCGATGTCTTTGTTCTCTTGACTCGGACTATTCTGGAAAGGGAGGACCGCGGTGTTGGTTATATCCCTAGCGGAACGAACGGAATCATCTTTCCGGCTACCGGACGAGCTTTGCAAGTGGAGATCATGCAGAACTGTTTGGATGTGGCATTCGCAGAGGGAATATTGCCTCGTGAAGGCACGCCGTCTTCAAAGGAGATTCGACAGGTGACACTGCAGGAACTAGCTGACGAGATTACTGCTGGACTTACCGACATGGCTGAGCGAGGCTGGGCAGGCACCAAGTTGATGAAAGGGACAGAAGCAAAGAGGCTGTTGGGCTGGAATCCGATCAGGCTGGAAGAGGCTTGGAAGCAAGACTTTAAGGATGAGCTCGAGGCGTTGAGGAATGGGCAAAGACCGTGGACATTGGAAAGCTGCATTGGTCAGAAGAAATAAGCTCATCAAGTTGTGCGTAATATGAAGGCTATCCTGAAAGGCAAAGTCGACGCTTGCTGTCACTGTTGGAGTTGAATAACGAGTAAAATTGGATTGTGCCTCTAAAGATTATTGCCTCGTGGACCAATCGAAGCTCTCGGACCGATTTAATCTATTGCCCGACTCAATCGGAGCACAGTGCTCCGAGCTTAGGCTCCCCGCCTGTGGTAAGACTTGACCGTACGGAGATATATTTCCCATTAGTACCCTCTTCCCCCTCTCAATAGAAACCCCTTAGAACCGAGACTAGTGAGTTGAAGAGATTTCGGCTAGAGTAAAA contains these protein-coding regions:
- a CDS encoding MFS domain-containing protein, encoding MGPKDSDQPAVKPSEDSSHVEHVVGNVEGGEALETKYASLGKWEVAKVFWRTTIFCLILNWAALNDGFQQQVPGNVIPMQAFINQMANTTLDGEPAISAKVISYWQGFAEMSKTLGMFTAGYFADRFGRKPAMMGAIVILLGGSVAQITAFDWKSWLGAAVLVRLGVGLAQSILVTYVSELSPFQIRGLMIGAYQLFIALGQLISAVATQLVDVYQPTKWRPLIATEFIFTGVLIILIFFVPESHLYHARKGDHEKAKSCMIKLYGTAPGYDVDHEYRVIQHGLEAEKRFNETVKESSFLEIFQRAHWRRTFAGCLGICSQWAAGAPIVFGYSTYFFKVAGLKDPFVVTIITFVLLIVTISSSLIACEYIGRRPLLIGGCFFMMVFNVGLGTTGFFKSDASDKAALAFLLLWVICYGCSAGPIGFVAAGETSTPRLRAQTTSFNLGCYGIGFVAFQWSVSYMISPDAGNMGIKAVYVWAGMLVPTTILLWFFYPETYGRTYWELDELYERKIPAWRFKDTKTLTEENGHKDKAVMSG
- a CDS encoding Epimerase domain-containing protein; this encodes MSTPAILLIGATGYVGGTVLDHFIKAQDEVLKHLTFDLLVRSEDAADKLRSAYGDRVNPIQWAGLHDVEFISDIASNYDIIISTGSGFITDGAEAFVKGLARRVKPGASPPWMLHISGCSNLSDRPLTQQAYPDREWDDTDGNAVYEFLKAEDAREPYPQRTTEVRVLSTAQETGVQAVSLNTPIIFGTGTGLFNQQGIIIPIIMRYVIQHGHGFKLNETSVWDWVHVEDLADVFVLLTRTILEREDRGVGYIPSGTNGIIFPATGRALQVEIMQNCLDVAFAEGILPREGTPSSKEIRQVTLQELADEITAGLTDMAERGWAGTKLMKGTEAKRLLGWNPIRLEEAWKQDFKDELEALRNGQRPWTLESCIGQKK